The DNA segment ATCGTTTTATAGAAATTATTAATATGGTTGTACCTACGTTCCTTGGGTACGAAAAAAAAGCTACAATAAAGGCTATCAAAATTCGATAGCCTTTAATAGAAACATGCTTTATAGGGAATTAGCAATGTTTAATTAGATACCTAAAGAATCAAAAAGCTCTATTAATTCTGGTTCTGAAGGTCTGGCAGTATTGTTTGAAACGATTTTCCCTTGGGGATCAAGCAAAATAAATTGTGGTATTGCTTCTACATAATATGCTTTTACAAAGTCAGAATCGATTTCATTATCTGCCAGCAAATGAGTCCCCGTCATTCCTTCTTTTGCAATCATTTTTTTCCATTTCTCTTTGTCTTTCTGACGATCGATTGAGATGCTCACAAATTCAATATTTTTTCCGTGGTATTTTTTTTCTAAATCAATTAGAAATGGAACTTCGTATTTACAAGGTCCGCACCAAGTTGCCCATAGGTCAATAAATACATACTTACCTTTAAAGTCTGTTAGTGATTTTTTACCACTTTTATAGTCTTCATAGTTTGTAAACTGTGGTGACATCATTCCTGGTTTCAGGTTTTTATCTATCTTTAACTGTTTGTCATTCTGAACCTGCATATCTTTCTTGAAATCTGCAAAGGCAGCTTTTTCACGAGCAACAAACGCAGTTCCCAATTCGTTAGCATTGTCATTTAGTAGACTTGAAACCTTAGCGATATGCTCATCGACAGCTTTATCAAATTGTGCTTTCTCGGTACCAAAGAAACCCTTATAGTCTTCACCAATAAGTTTTCCTAATGATTTAGATTTCTCACGCATATAATTATTTGCAACGCTTCCATCTCCAGAAAAAGTAATTGTTTTTCCGATGTTTTTTGAATCAAAATTTAATTTAAGATCCATTCCATTTGCTAATTCGACTCCAAAATATCCTGTGTAGGTAGCACTAAATGAGGTTGACTTTTTTAGGTGTAAAGTATCGTTGAAGTTTCCGTCTTTGTCAACTGTAAGAAGTCGAGTTTTGCTCGTCTCCGGATTGAATAAACGAAATGCTTGCCCTTCTACTGGGTTCGTTATTTTTCCTGAAATTTTTGCATAGTCCTTTTGTCCTTGAGTTTCATTGCAAGAAATAAGTCCAAATAAAACTGCTGCGGCTAGTATTTTTTTCATAAAATTGAAATTTAATTGTAGTGAAAATCAAGCGACTTATATCGTTTGATTAGTTGAATTCTTCTAGCCTTCGCAATTAATTTAGCGAAAGCTAAAAAGCTTCTTGTAATTAATATCCCGGATTCTGAATCATTAAATTGTTTCCTGTAAGTACATTAATACCAATTGGTAATATAAACTGCTTACTACTCGTCAACGAAGATTTTTCGTCAAAAGCATTTACATCGCCGGCTTTGTGATATCTGATTAAATCGAACCAAGATTCTCCATTTTCATAAAACATTTCCAACATTTTCTCTTCACGGATATCATTTAATAAAGTTGCCTTGTCTGTAGTTTCTTTCTCATCTACTCCAGCTCTTAAACGTAAAGTGTTTACATCTGCAAATGCAGCATCAAGATCTCCATTGCTTCTTGCAATTGCTTCAGCTCTTATTAGATACATTTCAGCTAAACGGATATAGTAAAGAGTGTTTCTAGTTGATGTTGCCACATTTTCGTTTCCAGGATACTTTCCGTTAAGGTTAATTCCTTTTGTAGCATCAGAATAGGCAAATGAAAACCTTGGATCGAAACCAGATCC comes from the Flavobacterium ardleyense genome and includes:
- a CDS encoding TlpA family protein disulfide reductase, with translation MKKILAAAVLFGLISCNETQGQKDYAKISGKITNPVEGQAFRLFNPETSKTRLLTVDKDGNFNDTLHLKKSTSFSATYTGYFGVELANGMDLKLNFDSKNIGKTITFSGDGSVANNYMREKSKSLGKLIGEDYKGFFGTEKAQFDKAVDEHIAKVSSLLNDNANELGTAFVAREKAAFADFKKDMQVQNDKQLKIDKNLKPGMMSPQFTNYEDYKSGKKSLTDFKGKYVFIDLWATWCGPCKYEVPFLIDLEKKYHGKNIEFVSISIDRQKDKEKWKKMIAKEGMTGTHLLADNEIDSDFVKAYYVEAIPQFILLDPQGKIVSNNTARPSEPELIELFDSLGI